The following are encoded in a window of Corynebacterium marinum DSM 44953 genomic DNA:
- the sucC gene encoding ADP-forming succinate--CoA ligase subunit beta: MDLFEYQARDMFAAHSVPVLAGIVAHTPEGAREAAARIGGVTVVKAQVKTGGRGKAGGIRIAATPEEARAAAEEILGMDIKGHTVEKVMVAQGADIAQEYYFSLLLDRANRSYLAMCSTEGGVDIERLAADRPEALARVEVDPLTGVDEATARRIVEAAGFPAEVGEKVIPVLQKLYEVYREEDATLVEVNPLVLTEAGEIIALDAKITLDDNAAFRHGNRAALSAAAGHLDPLEQKAREKHLKYVTLEGSIGVIGNGAGLVMSTLDVVAAAGRRHGGQKPANFLDIGGGASAETMTDSLEIVLGDEQVKSVFVNVFGGITACDDVARGIIGALEELGDTATKPLVVRLDGNNVDEGRRILAEYDHPLVTGVWNMDEAADKAAELAAAVD, encoded by the coding sequence GTGGACCTCTTCGAATACCAGGCGCGCGACATGTTCGCCGCCCACAGCGTCCCGGTGCTGGCGGGCATCGTGGCCCACACCCCGGAGGGGGCCCGGGAGGCGGCCGCCCGCATCGGCGGAGTGACCGTGGTCAAGGCGCAGGTGAAGACCGGCGGCCGCGGCAAGGCCGGCGGTATCCGGATCGCCGCGACCCCGGAGGAGGCCCGGGCCGCCGCCGAGGAGATCCTCGGCATGGACATCAAGGGCCACACCGTGGAGAAGGTGATGGTCGCGCAGGGGGCGGACATCGCCCAGGAGTACTACTTCTCCCTCCTGCTCGACCGCGCGAACCGCTCCTACCTGGCGATGTGCTCGACCGAGGGCGGGGTGGACATCGAGCGGCTGGCGGCGGATCGGCCGGAGGCGCTCGCCCGCGTCGAAGTCGATCCGCTCACCGGCGTCGACGAGGCGACGGCCCGCCGAATTGTGGAGGCCGCCGGTTTCCCCGCCGAAGTGGGGGAGAAGGTGATCCCCGTCCTGCAGAAGCTCTACGAGGTCTACCGCGAGGAGGACGCCACGCTCGTGGAGGTCAACCCCCTCGTGCTCACCGAGGCAGGGGAGATCATCGCGCTCGACGCCAAGATCACCCTCGACGACAACGCGGCCTTCCGCCACGGCAACCGTGCGGCGCTCTCGGCGGCCGCCGGCCACCTGGACCCGCTGGAGCAGAAGGCCAGGGAGAAACACCTCAAGTACGTCACCCTCGAGGGTTCCATCGGAGTCATCGGCAACGGCGCCGGCCTGGTGATGTCCACCCTCGACGTGGTCGCCGCCGCCGGCAGGCGCCACGGTGGTCAGAAGCCGGCCAACTTCCTCGACATCGGTGGCGGCGCCTCCGCGGAGACCATGACCGACAGCCTGGAAATCGTTCTAGGGGACGAACAGGTGAAAAGCGTCTTCGTCAACGTCTTCGGGGGCATCACGGCCTGCGACGACGTCGCCCGGGGCATCATCGGGGCGCTCGAGGAGCTCGGCGACACCGCCACCAAGCCCCTGGTCGTGCGACTCGACGGCAACAACGTCGACGAGGGGCGCCGCATCCTCGCCGAGTACGACCACCCGCTCGTGACCGGCGTGTGGAACATGGACGAGGCCGCCGACAAGGCGGCCGAACTGGCCGCGGCCGTCGATTAG
- a CDS encoding carboxymuconolactone decarboxylase family protein: MSIDNLKSSLPEYAKDQKLNLGSLTRSTELTEQQLWGTLLASAAATKNDTVFSEIAEEAKEHLSDEAFEAALGAATVMAMNNVAYRAKHFLGDDYTQVKFGLRMNIISKPGVEKVDFELWSTAVSAINGCENCLVAHSNTVREAGLTKEQVWEAVKVAAVVEAVAQTVQVEAAR, translated from the coding sequence ATGTCGATCGATAACCTGAAGAGTTCCCTTCCGGAGTACGCGAAAGATCAGAAGCTCAACCTGGGCTCCCTGACCCGTTCGACCGAGCTCACCGAGCAGCAGCTGTGGGGCACCCTTCTCGCCTCCGCCGCCGCCACCAAGAACGACACCGTGTTCTCCGAGATCGCCGAGGAGGCCAAGGAGCACCTCTCCGACGAAGCCTTCGAGGCAGCCCTCGGTGCCGCGACCGTCATGGCGATGAACAACGTCGCCTACCGCGCCAAGCATTTTCTCGGCGATGACTACACCCAGGTCAAGTTCGGCCTGCGGATGAACATCATCTCCAAGCCGGGCGTGGAGAAGGTCGACTTCGAGCTGTGGTCCACCGCGGTCTCCGCCATCAACGGCTGCGAGAACTGCCTGGTCGCGCACTCGAACACCGTGCGTGAAGCCGGTCTGACCAAGGAACAGGTCTGGGAGGCCGTCAAGGTCGCCGCAGTCGTCGAGGCCGTCGCCCAGACCGTGCAGGTCGAGGCCGCCCGCTAA
- a CDS encoding peroxiredoxin, whose protein sequence is MAIMTVGEKFPEFQLTALKGGDLHEANAQQPEDYFETVSLDKYPGKWKIVFFYPKDFTFVCPTEIAAFGKLDEEFQDRDTQVLGGSTDNEFSHFNWRATHPELKDVPFPMFTDIKHELIRELGVENADGVADRATFIIDPDGIIQFVSVTPDAVGRNVDEVLRVLDALQSEEVCACNWQANDPTKNIDKMDVVQESLK, encoded by the coding sequence ATGGCAATCATGACCGTCGGAGAGAAGTTCCCCGAGTTCCAGCTCACTGCCCTCAAGGGCGGCGACCTGCACGAGGCTAACGCCCAGCAGCCGGAGGACTACTTCGAGACCGTTTCCCTGGACAAGTACCCCGGCAAGTGGAAGATCGTCTTCTTCTACCCGAAGGACTTCACTTTCGTCTGCCCGACCGAGATCGCCGCTTTCGGCAAGCTCGACGAGGAGTTCCAGGACCGCGACACCCAGGTTCTCGGCGGCAGCACCGACAACGAGTTCTCCCACTTCAACTGGCGTGCGACCCACCCGGAGCTGAAGGACGTCCCGTTCCCGATGTTCACCGACATCAAGCACGAGCTCATCCGTGAGCTCGGCGTGGAGAACGCCGACGGTGTCGCCGACCGCGCGACCTTCATCATCGACCCGGACGGCATCATCCAGTTCGTCTCCGTCACCCCGGACGCTGTCGGCCGCAACGTCGACGAGGTCCTGCGTGTCCTCGACGCCCTGCAGTCCGAAGAGGTCTGCGCCTGCAACTGGCAGGCCAACGACCCGACCAAGAACATCGACAAGATGGACGTCGTCCAGGAGTCGCTGAAGTAA
- a CDS encoding hydrogen peroxide-inducible genes activator has protein sequence MNNKEYRPTLSQLRTFVTIAENKHFGTAATKLGISQPSLSQALVALEQGLGIQLIERSTRRVIVTPAGEELLPYAKATLDAADAFLAHSRGTHGTLIGPLTIGIIPTIAPYLLPSLLTSINEHYPQLEPHIVEDQTRHLVQMLRDGQIDLAVMALPSEATGVAEVPLYSEDFAVVVPTGHPLAGRTDLGLSDLDQLDLLLLDDGHCLHDQIVDLCRKADLNPTEATNSVTRASSLTTIMQLVAGGLGATLVPVSAVGTECNRPGLAMANFRTDVTAERSIGLVYRTSSSRAEEFKILGTLVTAAFHTSVAEPATV, from the coding sequence ATGAACAATAAGGAGTACCGTCCCACCCTCTCCCAGCTGCGGACCTTCGTCACCATCGCCGAGAACAAACACTTCGGCACCGCCGCCACCAAGCTGGGCATCTCCCAGCCCTCCCTCTCCCAGGCGCTCGTCGCCCTGGAGCAGGGCCTGGGCATCCAGCTCATCGAGCGGTCGACCCGCCGGGTCATCGTCACTCCGGCCGGCGAGGAACTCCTCCCCTACGCCAAGGCCACCCTCGACGCGGCCGACGCGTTCCTGGCCCACTCCCGCGGCACGCACGGCACCCTCATCGGCCCGCTGACCATCGGCATCATCCCGACAATCGCCCCCTACCTCCTCCCCTCGCTGCTCACCTCCATCAACGAGCACTACCCGCAGCTCGAACCCCACATCGTCGAAGACCAGACCCGCCACCTCGTGCAGATGCTCCGCGACGGGCAGATCGACCTGGCCGTCATGGCCCTGCCCTCCGAAGCCACAGGCGTCGCCGAGGTGCCGCTCTACTCCGAGGACTTCGCCGTGGTCGTCCCCACGGGCCACCCCCTCGCCGGCCGCACCGATCTGGGCCTGTCCGACCTCGACCAGCTGGACCTCCTGCTTCTCGACGACGGCCACTGCCTCCACGACCAGATCGTCGACCTGTGCCGGAAGGCCGACCTCAACCCCACCGAGGCGACCAACTCCGTGACCCGCGCATCTTCGCTGACAACGATCATGCAGCTGGTGGCCGGCGGCCTGGGCGCCACCCTCGTCCCCGTCTCCGCGGTGGGCACCGAGTGCAACCGCCCCGGGCTGGCGATGGCCAACTTCCGCACGGACGTCACCGCAGAGCGCAGCATCGGTCTCGTCTACCGCACCTCCAGCTCCCGCGCCGAGGAATTCAAGATCCTCGGCACACTGGTCACCGCCGCTTTCCACACCTCCGTCGCCGAGCCCGCGACGGTGTAG
- the hrpA gene encoding ATP-dependent RNA helicase HrpA, giving the protein MSTSSDAPVTRDALFERLAHVSLTDERSIRRRLHKARTPQALAAIAADVERAAEKVSLIDAGVPPIDYPESLPVSARREDIAEAIRDNQVVIIAGETGSGKTTQIPKICLDLGRGRRGLIGHTQPRRLAARTVAERIAEEIGQEIGETVGYAIRFDDRVSSTSAVKLMTDGILLAEMQRDSFLNKYDTLIIDEAHERSLNIDFLLGYLRRLLPKRPDLKVIITSATIDPERFAEHFAAADGTPAPIIEVSGRTFPVEIRYRPMEFERDGKVVDQDPLDALCEACEELMLEGPGDILCFFPGERDIRDAMEAIEGRKWKGVEVTPLFGRLSNQEQHRVFQPHSGRRIVLSTNIAETSLTVPGIRYVVDTGTARISRYSTRNKVQRLPIEPVSQASANQRSGRCGRVADGIAIRLYSEEDFASRPEFTDPEILRTNLASVILQMTMMRLGDIAEFPFVQKPENRAIRDGLLLLHELGALTDEERNGEPVLTQTGRDIARLPVDPRMARMLVEANRLGELDAVLVIVSAMTIQDVRERPMEQQAQADQKHARFKDANSDFLSFLKLWDYINQSRDDLTGNAFRRRMKDEYLHYMRIREWYDLVRQLREVTRQLGWSARHDVAGDRSPDAIHQSLLAGLLSHIGSRDGNSREFKGARGTRFMIFPGSSLAKKPPEFLMAGELVETSRLWARDVAKIEPAWVEKLAGPLLRHQHSEPSWSRKRASGIAHEKSTLYGVTIVADRVVPYHRVDPEAARDMFIRHALIEGDWTTHHTFFHSNVEKLEAAAEIEEKARRRGIIVDEDTLFDFYDSRLPATITTGRHFDTWWKKERQANPELLDFDPDSLLGADAGEITEEAFPDKWRKGSIDYDLEYRFEPGHPQDGVTILVPIPLLAGMDREGFDWLVPGLREELLTELIRTLPKELRKTVVPAPDYAARALPRLIPYEGPLVEQFAGVLRSLGGRQITAEDFRSAALPAHLKMTFGAVDRRGKVVDADKDLGALIQRNAGSIRSSVSKASRTSEAKAVPKWTPENLGTVAEEVQTVVDGHEVTAYPALVAAPGGVEIRVYPTKAAAEASMMTATLTLLLREISVNANQMTKGLPLQQRVAVDNYPHGGAAGLVEDARVAAIRDLMIQHGGPVRSPEQFEELKKTVAPEVAGAVRRTVVTIAPALIEYQSVAEELSRWSGAAIDDMKAQLEFLLPRNAITLHGAAQLRHLPRYLQAVRIRLDEMAQDPGKDADRQDEVEEAQSYLALRLARLPKGREKTREAKDIRWMIEELRVSLFAQRLGTARPISLRRIQKAVDKLR; this is encoded by the coding sequence ATGAGTACCTCTTCTGATGCCCCGGTCACCCGCGACGCCCTCTTCGAGCGCCTCGCGCACGTCTCGCTCACCGACGAACGCTCCATCCGCCGCCGCCTGCACAAGGCCCGCACCCCGCAGGCGTTGGCGGCGATCGCCGCGGACGTGGAACGGGCCGCCGAGAAGGTGTCGTTGATCGACGCCGGCGTCCCCCCGATCGATTACCCGGAATCGCTGCCGGTCTCGGCCCGGCGCGAGGACATCGCGGAGGCGATCAGGGACAACCAGGTCGTCATCATCGCCGGCGAGACGGGTTCGGGCAAGACCACTCAGATCCCCAAAATCTGCCTGGACCTGGGCCGTGGCCGCCGCGGACTGATCGGCCACACCCAGCCGCGCCGTCTGGCCGCGCGCACCGTCGCCGAGCGCATCGCCGAGGAGATCGGGCAGGAGATCGGCGAGACCGTCGGCTACGCGATCCGTTTCGACGACCGCGTCTCCTCCACCTCCGCCGTCAAGCTCATGACCGACGGCATCCTCCTCGCGGAGATGCAGCGCGACAGCTTCCTCAACAAGTACGACACGCTCATCATCGACGAGGCCCACGAGCGCTCCCTCAACATCGACTTCCTGCTGGGTTACCTGCGCCGCCTGCTGCCCAAGCGCCCGGACCTGAAGGTGATCATCACCTCCGCGACGATCGACCCGGAGCGCTTCGCGGAGCATTTCGCCGCCGCCGACGGCACACCAGCCCCCATCATCGAAGTCTCGGGGCGCACTTTTCCCGTGGAGATCCGCTACCGGCCGATGGAGTTCGAACGCGACGGCAAGGTCGTCGACCAGGATCCCCTCGACGCGCTGTGCGAGGCCTGCGAGGAACTCATGCTCGAGGGACCCGGCGACATCCTGTGCTTCTTCCCCGGCGAGCGCGACATCCGCGACGCCATGGAGGCCATCGAGGGCAGGAAGTGGAAGGGCGTGGAGGTCACGCCGCTGTTCGGCCGCCTGTCCAACCAGGAGCAGCACCGGGTGTTCCAGCCGCACTCCGGCCGGCGCATCGTCCTGTCCACCAACATCGCGGAAACCTCCCTGACGGTCCCCGGCATCCGCTACGTCGTGGACACCGGCACAGCCCGCATCTCGCGCTACTCCACGCGCAACAAGGTCCAGCGGCTGCCCATCGAGCCGGTCTCGCAGGCCAGCGCCAACCAGCGCTCCGGGCGCTGCGGCCGCGTGGCCGACGGCATCGCCATCCGCCTCTACTCTGAGGAGGACTTCGCCTCCCGGCCCGAGTTCACCGACCCGGAGATCCTGCGCACCAACCTCGCCAGCGTCATCCTGCAGATGACGATGATGCGCCTCGGCGACATCGCCGAGTTCCCTTTCGTCCAGAAACCCGAGAACCGCGCCATCCGCGACGGCCTGCTGCTCCTGCACGAACTCGGCGCGTTGACGGACGAGGAACGCAACGGCGAGCCGGTGCTCACCCAGACCGGCCGCGACATCGCGCGCCTGCCCGTCGACCCCCGTATGGCCCGCATGCTCGTGGAGGCCAACCGCCTCGGCGAACTCGACGCGGTCCTGGTCATCGTCTCCGCCATGACCATCCAGGACGTCCGTGAACGCCCCATGGAGCAGCAGGCCCAGGCCGACCAGAAGCACGCCCGTTTCAAGGACGCGAACAGCGATTTCCTCAGCTTCCTCAAGCTGTGGGACTACATCAACCAGTCCCGGGACGACCTCACCGGCAACGCCTTCCGGCGCCGAATGAAGGACGAGTACCTCCACTACATGCGTATCCGCGAGTGGTACGACCTCGTCCGCCAGCTGCGCGAGGTCACCCGCCAGCTCGGCTGGTCCGCGCGCCACGACGTCGCCGGCGACCGCAGCCCCGACGCGATCCACCAGTCCCTGCTCGCCGGCCTGCTCTCCCACATCGGCTCCCGCGACGGAAACAGCCGGGAGTTCAAGGGCGCCCGCGGCACCCGATTCATGATCTTCCCCGGCTCCTCCCTGGCCAAGAAGCCGCCGGAGTTCCTCATGGCCGGCGAGCTCGTGGAGACCTCCCGGCTGTGGGCACGCGACGTCGCGAAGATCGAACCCGCCTGGGTGGAGAAGCTCGCCGGTCCGCTACTGCGGCACCAGCACTCCGAACCCAGCTGGTCCCGCAAGCGGGCCTCCGGCATCGCCCACGAAAAGTCCACCCTCTACGGCGTCACCATCGTCGCCGACCGGGTGGTCCCCTACCACCGTGTCGATCCCGAGGCCGCCCGGGACATGTTCATCCGGCACGCCCTCATCGAGGGCGACTGGACCACCCACCACACCTTCTTCCATTCCAATGTGGAGAAGCTCGAGGCCGCCGCCGAGATCGAGGAGAAGGCCCGCCGCCGCGGCATCATCGTCGACGAGGACACCCTCTTCGACTTCTACGACTCCCGCCTCCCCGCCACCATCACGACCGGCCGGCACTTCGACACCTGGTGGAAGAAGGAGCGGCAGGCCAACCCGGAGCTCCTCGACTTCGACCCCGATTCCCTCCTGGGCGCCGACGCCGGAGAGATCACCGAGGAAGCCTTCCCCGACAAGTGGCGCAAAGGCAGCATCGACTACGACCTGGAGTACCGCTTCGAGCCCGGCCACCCGCAGGACGGCGTGACCATCCTCGTCCCCATTCCCCTGCTGGCGGGAATGGACCGCGAAGGATTCGACTGGCTGGTGCCGGGGCTCCGCGAGGAACTGCTCACCGAGCTGATCCGCACCCTGCCCAAGGAATTGCGCAAAACCGTCGTGCCCGCCCCGGATTACGCTGCGCGGGCCCTGCCCCGGCTCATCCCCTACGAGGGGCCGTTGGTCGAGCAGTTCGCCGGAGTGCTGCGTTCTCTCGGCGGGCGGCAGATCACGGCCGAGGATTTCCGGTCCGCCGCCCTGCCCGCACACCTGAAGATGACCTTCGGGGCAGTCGACCGGCGCGGCAAGGTCGTCGACGCTGACAAGGACCTCGGCGCGCTCATCCAGCGCAACGCCGGCTCGATCAGGTCATCCGTGAGCAAGGCCTCGCGCACCAGCGAGGCCAAGGCCGTACCCAAGTGGACTCCCGAGAATCTGGGCACCGTCGCCGAGGAGGTGCAGACGGTGGTCGACGGCCACGAGGTCACCGCCTACCCCGCGCTCGTAGCCGCCCCCGGCGGCGTGGAGATCCGCGTGTACCCGACCAAGGCCGCCGCGGAGGCCTCCATGATGACCGCGACGCTGACCCTGCTGCTGCGCGAGATCTCCGTCAACGCCAACCAGATGACCAAGGGGCTGCCCCTGCAGCAGCGCGTGGCGGTGGACAACTACCCCCACGGCGGTGCGGCCGGTTTGGTCGAGGACGCGCGTGTCGCCGCTATCCGCGACCTCATGATCCAGCACGGCGGACCGGTGCGCTCCCCGGAGCAGTTCGAGGAGCTGAAGAAGACGGTGGCTCCCGAGGTGGCGGGCGCCGTCCGGCGCACCGTGGTCACTATCGCGCCGGCGCTCATCGAGTACCAGTCCGTCGCCGAAGAATTGTCCCGCTGGAGCGGCGCCGCCATCGACGACATGAAGGCTCAGCTGGAATTTCTCCTGCCGAGGAACGCCATCACTCTGCACGGCGCCGCCCAGCTGCGTCACCTCCCCCGCTACCTGCAGGCCGTGCGCATCCGTCTCGACGAGATGGCGCAGGACCCAGGCAAGGACGCCGACCGGCAGGACGAGGTCGAGGAGGCGCAGTCTTACCTCGCGCTGCGGCTGGCCCGGCTGCCCAAGGGCAGGGAGAAGACGCGCGAGGCCAAGGACATCCGGTGGATGATCGAGGAGCTGCGGGTCAGTCTGTTCGCCCAGCGTCTGGGAACTGCGCGGCCCATCTCGTTACGCCGGATCCAGAAGGCCGTGGACAAACTGCGCTGA
- the nrdR gene encoding transcriptional regulator NrdR, whose translation MYCPFCHHDHSRVIDSRIIDAGAAIRRRRECTSCQGRFTTIEKAVLLVIKRNGVTEPFSRDKVVLGVRRACQGRDVSDDALKRLAQEVEERVRAQGSSQVNANDIGLAILEPLRALDEVAYLRFASVYKSFESAEDFESEIRLMRRRAREEEAAADSFEPLGG comes from the coding sequence GTGTACTGCCCGTTCTGTCATCACGACCACTCCCGTGTCATCGACTCCCGCATCATCGACGCCGGAGCCGCCATCCGCCGCCGACGCGAGTGCACCAGCTGCCAGGGACGATTCACCACGATCGAGAAGGCGGTCCTGCTGGTGATCAAACGCAACGGAGTGACGGAACCGTTCAGCCGGGACAAGGTCGTCCTGGGTGTCCGCCGGGCGTGCCAGGGCCGCGACGTCTCGGATGACGCCCTCAAACGGCTGGCACAGGAGGTGGAGGAGCGGGTGCGCGCCCAGGGCAGCTCGCAGGTGAACGCCAACGACATAGGGCTGGCCATTCTCGAACCTCTGCGCGCCCTCGACGAGGTCGCCTACCTGCGTTTCGCCTCCGTGTACAAGTCCTTCGAATCCGCCGAGGACTTCGAGTCGGAGATCCGTCTCATGCGCCGCCGCGCGCGGGAGGAAGAGGCGGCGGCGGACTCCTTCGAGCCGCTCGGAGGCTGA
- the lexA gene encoding transcriptional repressor LexA, whose translation MTRKSTSANLTPSGKPDPATLSDRQRRILEVIRDAVVLRGYPPSIREIGDAAGLQSTSSVAYQLNQLEKKGFLRRDPNKPRAVDVRNLGSTDTAKKPGRRVAVKSASAPEDAGAANFIPVLGRIAAGSPILAEQEVEDYYPLPADLVGDGELFMLQVVGESMKDAGILDGDWVVVRSQPVAEKGEFVAALIDGEATAKEFHKDSTGVWLLPHNEDFAPIPGDKAEIMGKIVSVFRKL comes from the coding sequence ATGACCCGCAAGAGCACATCCGCCAACCTGACCCCTTCCGGCAAGCCGGATCCCGCCACCCTCTCCGACCGCCAGCGGCGGATCCTCGAGGTCATCCGGGATGCCGTGGTGCTGCGGGGGTATCCGCCGAGCATCCGGGAGATCGGTGACGCGGCCGGCCTCCAGTCCACCTCCTCGGTGGCCTACCAGCTCAACCAGCTGGAGAAGAAGGGCTTCCTCCGCCGGGACCCGAACAAGCCGCGCGCCGTCGACGTGCGGAATCTCGGTTCGACGGACACCGCCAAGAAGCCTGGTCGCCGCGTGGCCGTGAAGAGCGCGTCCGCCCCGGAGGATGCAGGAGCCGCGAACTTCATCCCGGTCCTGGGCCGCATCGCCGCGGGTTCGCCGATCCTCGCCGAGCAGGAGGTGGAGGACTACTACCCGCTGCCCGCGGACCTGGTTGGCGACGGGGAGCTGTTCATGCTGCAGGTCGTCGGCGAGTCGATGAAGGATGCCGGCATCCTCGACGGCGACTGGGTCGTCGTCCGCTCCCAGCCGGTCGCGGAGAAGGGCGAGTTCGTCGCCGCGCTCATCGACGGGGAGGCCACCGCGAAGGAGTTCCACAAGGATTCCACCGGTGTCTGGCTGCTGCCCCACAATGAGGATTTCGCACCGATCCCCGGCGACAAGGCCGAGATCATGGGCAAGATCGTCTCCGTGTTCCGGAAGCTCTAG
- a CDS encoding DeoR/GlpR family DNA-binding transcription regulator → MYAEERRRQIASLTAVEGRVNVTELANRFKVTAETIRRDLAVLDREGVVHRVHGGAVASQTFQTTEFSLDARFRSAPTAKSAIARAALRYLPEPRGGLFLDSGSTIGTLAELIAEQPNASQWSIVTNSLPIALNLTNKGLREVQLLGGSVRAITQAVVGDTALRTLALMRADVAFIGTNALTLDHGLSTADAQEAAIKSTMVTNAHNVVVLCDSSKLGTDYLVSFASLSDIDVIITDSAAPESFLAALREREIEVVIADE, encoded by the coding sequence ATGTACGCAGAGGAGCGTCGCCGGCAGATCGCCTCCCTCACCGCGGTCGAGGGGCGGGTCAACGTCACCGAGCTTGCCAACCGTTTCAAGGTCACCGCAGAGACCATCCGCCGGGATCTCGCCGTGCTGGACAGGGAGGGAGTCGTCCACCGGGTCCACGGCGGCGCCGTTGCGAGCCAGACCTTCCAGACCACCGAGTTCTCGCTCGACGCCCGTTTCCGGTCGGCCCCCACCGCCAAGTCGGCCATCGCGCGCGCGGCGCTGCGCTACCTTCCGGAACCCCGCGGCGGCCTCTTCCTCGATTCAGGTTCCACCATCGGCACGCTGGCGGAGCTCATCGCGGAGCAACCCAACGCCTCCCAGTGGTCCATCGTGACCAACAGCCTGCCGATCGCCCTCAACCTGACCAACAAGGGGCTGAGGGAGGTGCAGCTTCTCGGCGGGTCGGTCCGCGCGATCACGCAGGCGGTCGTGGGCGACACCGCGCTGCGGACCCTGGCGCTCATGCGGGCGGACGTCGCTTTCATCGGCACCAACGCGCTCACCCTCGATCACGGCCTGTCCACGGCCGACGCCCAGGAAGCGGCCATCAAGTCGACGATGGTGACCAACGCCCACAACGTGGTCGTCCTCTGCGACTCCTCCAAGCTGGGCACCGACTACCTGGTGAGCTTCGCCAGCCTCAGCGACATCGACGTGATCATCACCGACTCCGCGGCGCCCGAGTCCTTCCTGGCGGCGCTGCGGGAGCGCGAGATCGAGGTCGTCATCGCCGACGAGTGA